TTCCCCGCGGGTCATCCCTATGCCCGTCCCCTCATCGGAACCCATGAGACGCTGTCCGCGCTGACCCTGTCGGACGCGCAGCGTTTCGCCCGGGCGAACTACCGGCCGGACAACGTCACCCTGGTCATCGCCGGTGACGTGAACCTGGAGTCCGTGGAGGCCATGCTCCGGGCGAACCTGCCCGAGTCCTGGGTGGGGACGGGCGCGCCGTTGGCGCTCGAGGCGCGGATGCCCGCCCAGGCCGCGGCGCCGTCCACCACGCCGCCCCAGAAGTCGATGCCCGCGTTCACCGCCGCGGTCCCGACGCCCGAGGTGTACCTGTCGTGGGTGCTGCCGCGCGGCTTCGAGGAGGCCAGCGCGGTGCAGGACTTCGTTCGCGCCATCCTCCGCCAGAGCCTCTATGGCGCGCAGCGCAGTGACGGGGACATCGCCGGTATCTCCACCAACCTGATTCCGGGAACGCGCGCCTCGCTGCTGATGGTCCGCGTGACGCTCAGCCGTGGAGACGACCCGGCGCGCTCGGCGGGGAAGGTCCTGGACCAGGTCCAGAACGCGTGGACGCAGGAGATTCAAGCGGGTGGGGTGCTGGGCCGGGAGTTCGACTTCCAGTCGATGCGCCGCCAGGTGGTGACGGGCATGGTGCTGGAGTCCGAGGACCTGCTGGCCCGCACGCATCGCCGGGCGCTGCTCACGCACTTCACCCAGGACGTGCGCTCCTACACCCGCTCGCAGATGGCGCTGATGGGGCTCGCGGGCGGCAAGGTGACGGACTTCTCCTACCAGTGGCTCCAGCGGGAGCGGGCGCGCATCATCGTCGTACGGCCCGGGGAGACGCCGGGAGGCGTGGCGGCCAGCATTCCCACGGACGCGAACACGGAGGCGGCGTCCTCGAGCGCGCCCTCCGAGCGCGTGACGCCGTCCATGACCACGGCGCTGGCTTCGCCCATTCACGCGCTCAAGCTCGACAACGGGATGGAGGTGCTGCTCGTGCCGCGCCCGGGGCTGCCCGTCGTGCGGATTGGCGCGGCGTTGGGCGGTGGTTCGTCGTACGGCGACAAGCCGGGCGTGGCCGACCTCGCCGATTGGGGCTCCTTCCGCGAGTCCTGGTTCGAGGGCCGTCCCAGCGACTGGGGTCTGCACACCTCCGGCTCGTTCCGGCGCGACCACCTCCGGGTGGGCATCTCCGGCACGGCGGGCAACGTCGGCAACATGCTGGCGATGTTGGCCGAGCAGCTCGACAGCACGCGCACCTCCGAGGCGGTGGTCCGCTACTTCCGGGAGCAGGTGCTGCCCTGGCGTGAGGCGGTGGACAGCTACCCGGAGATGGTGGCCGAGCGCCACCTGCAGAAGGCGCTCTACGGCACGCACCCCTACGCGCGTGAAGCCCGCGGCGCGGACCTGGGGCAGGTGTCCTGGACGGAGGCGGAGGCCTGGATTCAGGACGTGTACCGGCCGGCGAACACGGTGGTTGTCATCGCGGGAGAGTTCGACGTGAAGGAAGTCGAGGCCCTGTCGCGCAAGTATCTGGGCGGCTGGAGCCGGGGCAAGCCGAAGCCCGTCGCGGTGCCGTCCGCCCCCGAACTGCCCACGGCGCCCTCCAAGTTGCTGCTCACGCCGCGTCCTGGCGCCAGTCAGGCGCAGGTGCAGTTGGCCTGCCGGCTTCCCACGGCCACACCGGAGCAGGAGGCCCGCTATGCCCTGATGGCGAACCTGCTGTCGGGAATGTCCACGGGTGAGATGCGCTCGCGCCGTGGGGCGACGTACGGCTTCTCCGCGCAGCCCTGGCTGGGGCGGGGCGGCGCGGCCCACCTCGTCCTGGAGGGCGCGGTGGATGCGCAGCGCATGGGTGAAAGCATCAACTCGGTGCGAGCGCTGCTCGCGGGCTTCGCGAAGGACGTGCCGGCCTCCTCCCTGGAGCGGGCGCGTGCGCAGTTGTTGGCGGGGCAGTCCGTCTCCTTCATCACCTCGGAGGCCTGGGTGAACGCGTTGCTGACGGCGCGCGTGCGTGGCTTCGAGCCCGACGCCGTGACGCGCCGGCCCGCGCTGCTCCAGGCGGTGACGGCCGAGGCCCTGCGTCAGGAGTTCGAAGGCTGCCAGCAGCGGCTCGTCGTCTCCATCACCGCCGACGAGGGGCAGGCGCGGTCCGCCGTTCAGGCCTTGTCCCTGCCGTAGTCCCCGTCGCCTCCCTGCCCGCTGTCCGTCCCGCCACTCGGGCGGGCGGTCTCCATGTCCGTGTCCCCGGCTGCTTATCTTGAAGCGCCGGGGACACGGAGGGGGCCGCATGCGCTGGCAAGGGGGACGTCGCAGCTCGAACGTGGAGGACCGGCGGGGCCTGGGGCGCCCGCTGGCGGTGGGTGGCGGTGCCGCCTCCATCATCGTGGCGTTGCTGGTGCTGCTGCTGGGCGGAGACCCCTCCGAACTCGGACTGGGCGGCGGTGAGGACCCCCGCGTGGCGCAGGGCACCGGCGGCTCGGGACAGCAACCCTTGGACCCCCGGCAGGAGGAGCTCAAGGACTTCGTGTCCGTCGTCCTGGCGGACACCGAGGACACCTGGCCGGCCCTGTTGAAGGCCGAGGGCGTCCGCTACGTGCAGCCCCGGCTGGTGCTCTTCACGGGCGCGGTGCAATCCGCCTGCGGCTTCCAGGAGAGCGCGGTGGGGCCCTTCTACTGTCCGCCGGACCAGCGCGTGTACCTGGACCTGGACTTCTTCGACGAGCTGGACCGCCGCTTTGGCGCGCCCGGTGATTTCGCGCAGGCCTACGTCGTCGCGCACGAGGTGGGGCACCACGTGCAGAACCTGCTGGGCATCTCGCGGAAGGTCCAGGCCCTGCGCGGCCGCGTGTCTCCAGAGGAGGCCAACGCGTTGTCCGTCCTCCAGGAGCTTCAGGCGGACTGCTTCGCCGGCATCTGGGCCCACCATGCCCAGCGCGAGCGGCAACTGCTGGAGGCGGGAGACGTGGAGGAGGGCCTGGGGGCCGCGTCGGCCATCGGTGACGACACGTTGCAGCGCCGCGCCCAGGGCTACGTCGTCCCCGAGTCCTTCACGCACGGCTCGTCCGAGCAGCGCGTCGCCTGGTTCCGCCGGGGATTGGAGCAGGGCACCCTGGCGGCGTGCGACACCTTCAATGCCCCGGCCTCCCGCGGACGCTGACACCCAGGCCGCGTTCCCCAAGTGGGCGACGGCGGGCCTGGAAGAACCTCAGTCCAGGTAGCCCCAGCGGTCCTCTTCGAAGACGTAGAAGGGGCGCCCGAAGGGGATGCGGTCCGTCCAACCCAGCACATGGTGGGGCGCGTCCTTCGCGCCGCTCACGTCGTACGTGAAGCCGAACGTGGGGCCGCTGAACTTCGCCGGAGGAAGCTTCGGCACGAAGCCTGGGACAAGCTGTTCGAGGGAATCGGGGAGCGTCCCGTGCTTCGCCTCGAAGGCGCGGCAGGCCGCGATGAGGACCTCCGCGTTGCGCTGGGCCCGCTCGCCGTCCTTCCGCCCAGGCCGGAGCGTCATGTACAGCGTCTGCGCCACGCCCGCGGTATTCCGCACGAGCGTCGCGGCGGTGGTGACGAGCCGATGAAGGACCCCGGTTGCTGCCGCCAAGTGTGCCTCCCTGCCAGGGCCTCACCATCGCACGCGCGGCGCCGCGAGGGAGGTCCTGACTGCCTATCTTCTTCCGGAGGAGGACAACGCGATGCCAGACATCGAAACGCAACGGCCCCTGGTCGAGCCGTCAGACGACGCCCTGGAGTGGCAGGACCGCTACATGGAAGAGGAGCCGGGCCACACGCCGGGCAGCGCGGAGGGCGATGACGACGACACGCCGCTCCGAAGTCACCCTTACCCAGACCCGGACCACACGCCGGGCCGGGCCGAAGGCTGAGCGCTGGCCCCGCGCTACCACTGCACGACGTAGGTGCAGGCGCTCGCGCCCTTGTGGCGGCAGCCCGCCGAGACATCATGCGTGAGCGTCGCCTGGGGCTCGAAGCGCTGGGCCATGCCCTTGATGAGGCCCATGTCGAAGCGGCACGGATAGGGATTGCTCACCACCAGGTGGGCTTCGTTCTTTCCCTCCACCGCCTGGAAGGCGTAGTGCCCGATGCCATCCAGCATCGTCCCCGTCACGGGGTTGAACATGTCCTTGCCGTCCTTGCGGTGGTTCATGTGGTAGGCGACGTCGATGGAGGCCAGCGCCGAGCGGATGTCCCGGATGTTCGCGGGGAACACGGCCTTCTGCGGCACGATGGACCCGACCTTCTCCAGGCCACGGCCTCCCAGCAGGCTGTCGATTTTCTTGTACGCCTGGAGGTAGTCCTCCAGGGGGTACCAGGTGTTGACGTCGATGACGAGGTTGCCTTGCGCGTCGCGCGCCTGGACCTTCATCGTCTCGAGCAGGACGCCGAGCAACACGCTGAAGGACTTCACGGCTTCGACGACGGAGGCGACGCTTGCGCCAGAGGCGGCGATGCCGCGCCAAGGGGAGTCA
This genomic window from Myxococcus hansupus contains:
- a CDS encoding M16 family metallopeptidase → MFPPRVFASPLWRPGAAVVALALLLSACATLPERGQIVMRDVSFPLRDFRLPSGLRVVVEQDARSPVVAVVAVVGAGGSSDPTGKEGLAHVVEHLAFRSRHAGGPSVWTRLENSGAGHYNAATSLDYTSYETLAPKESLPLLLKMEGQRLSSPLAGVTAEVFAVEREVVRNELRQRNETGYVGQVFSWMNAAAFPAGHPYARPLIGTHETLSALTLSDAQRFARANYRPDNVTLVIAGDVNLESVEAMLRANLPESWVGTGAPLALEARMPAQAAAPSTTPPQKSMPAFTAAVPTPEVYLSWVLPRGFEEASAVQDFVRAILRQSLYGAQRSDGDIAGISTNLIPGTRASLLMVRVTLSRGDDPARSAGKVLDQVQNAWTQEIQAGGVLGREFDFQSMRRQVVTGMVLESEDLLARTHRRALLTHFTQDVRSYTRSQMALMGLAGGKVTDFSYQWLQRERARIIVVRPGETPGGVAASIPTDANTEAASSSAPSERVTPSMTTALASPIHALKLDNGMEVLLVPRPGLPVVRIGAALGGGSSYGDKPGVADLADWGSFRESWFEGRPSDWGLHTSGSFRRDHLRVGISGTAGNVGNMLAMLAEQLDSTRTSEAVVRYFREQVLPWREAVDSYPEMVAERHLQKALYGTHPYAREARGADLGQVSWTEAEAWIQDVYRPANTVVVIAGEFDVKEVEALSRKYLGGWSRGKPKPVAVPSAPELPTAPSKLLLTPRPGASQAQVQLACRLPTATPEQEARYALMANLLSGMSTGEMRSRRGATYGFSAQPWLGRGGAAHLVLEGAVDAQRMGESINSVRALLAGFAKDVPASSLERARAQLLAGQSVSFITSEAWVNALLTARVRGFEPDAVTRRPALLQAVTAEALRQEFEGCQQRLVVSITADEGQARSAVQALSLP
- a CDS encoding neutral zinc metallopeptidase; the encoded protein is MRWQGGRRSSNVEDRRGLGRPLAVGGGAASIIVALLVLLLGGDPSELGLGGGEDPRVAQGTGGSGQQPLDPRQEELKDFVSVVLADTEDTWPALLKAEGVRYVQPRLVLFTGAVQSACGFQESAVGPFYCPPDQRVYLDLDFFDELDRRFGAPGDFAQAYVVAHEVGHHVQNLLGISRKVQALRGRVSPEEANALSVLQELQADCFAGIWAHHAQRERQLLEAGDVEEGLGAASAIGDDTLQRRAQGYVVPESFTHGSSEQRVAWFRRGLEQGTLAACDTFNAPASRGR